The Anabrus simplex isolate iqAnaSimp1 chromosome 1, ASM4041472v1, whole genome shotgun sequence genome window below encodes:
- the LOC137501313 gene encoding uncharacterized protein yields the protein MEAAAGSSKGSCDINAILSELSSDSSDSDCFDDDINDPDFSLQKEMEDSTNINSSTSENEEDHSRIDPQNKYIPMKTSRKRKRKLNKQQRKKLARNSGLEYTTKKRYSDPGEKCTWCVL from the exons ATGGAGGCAGCAGCTGGCAGTAGTAAGGGAAGTTGTGATATTAATGCAATTTTAAGTGAATTGTCTAGTGATTCCAGTGATTCTGACTGTTTTGATGACGACATTAATGATCCAGACTTCAGTTTACAGAAGGAGATGGAAGATTCTACTAATATTAATTCTAGTACAAGTGAG AATGAAGAGGACCACAGCAGGATTGACCCTCAGAATAAATACATCCCAATGAAGACATcaagaaaaaggaaaaggaaactgaacaaACAACAAAGGAAGAAACTTGCAAGGAATAGTGGACTCGAGTACACTACAAAAAAAAGGTACAGTGATCCAGGCGAGAAATGTACCTGGTGCGTCTTGTAA